CATCTTCCTGCTTGTATGCTACTATAAATATTTATGCTGAAATATCCAAAGGCAGACCCAGGGCAAAATAAAGcagctttatttttgttttgtttgtgagccTCTTTTATTGTACGTCAGGGCAAatgtttcaaaaaaagaaaaatgaggaaCTGTCTCACCCTTTCTCCAATGAGCAATAGTGCCTTCTCAAGTTGATGTATGATACACAAGCAGAATATTAACTTGATTTTTGCTCATATTAAAGTAGAATATAATCTAGATAACTTACTCAACGAGAGGGACTTCTGCCAACTAGCAGGTCCATCTTTCACAACTAGCAGAAGGATAATGGATCTGTTTTAATTAACTCATAGTAAAAGACCTATCCTCTACATTGTAAAATGTAGAATCCATATAAAAACCTGATTACAGCACTCTAATTCTTggattggaagaggggaaagtgcaaCTTTTAACAGGCAGACTGTATATACTCAacccttgctatacaagcacaattggttcacaatttctgcttgtaggcaaaaactcgaaagagggacactaaattcttaaaatacaggtaaaagtctcaGATcagttcctagtgctcctaactcaatgaaggagtggcagcaggtagtgcagcttttgaaaggtaagtgaaccttgggtttgggggtcagaaaaggttaaaggctgagggcagtttggggatgactgggagggaggattaaaacctggtgatgggttgggtccatggggtgggtgggggggttcagactGCTGAAGGTTGGATGTGTGGCCCAGcagcagttggggtggggggtggtgtcaGGATTCATGCCGCCACAgggccagtctgcagggctgTCGGGGGgattgcgggggcgggggggtttaaGGCTACCACTTGTTGGGGCTggcactcggggggggggggggggcggtgtcagtCTGCTATGGAGCAGACAcatggggctggtgcagggggtcagactgccatggggccagcagggagttTAAGGTGGCCATGGGgccactgtggggtgggggaagagagtgtcaggctgctgcggggctggccATGGgcttaaggctgctgcaggttgggactATGGGGCCAGCAGCAAGGGTTAAGATGCTGcggggccaggctgctgcaggtagggggtgcggggggttagactagggcaggttggagctgcagagaggggaTTAGTCTCGTATTAGTGGAGGGAGTTCACTCGTAAAGTGAACTAAGATAAGTATGTGTCCatcatttaagcaagtactcataagtgaagtactcatttaatgagggatgagtagTAGAAATATCCTATTTCTCCTCCATCAATATAGCTCAAATACATGTTTATATTAGACAAAAGGATTCTTATTTGGTTAATTCATCAGTCAGATCTTTATCTTGAACAACCTGATTGTAAGTTAATTAGTAAGAACAGCCTGTGCAGATATTTTTGGCATAAAAATCACTTTTCCAGATTAACATTTATTTACTGGTATTGCTAGAAGTATTGCCACAGAGAAATACTACCTAATCGCTATAAGCAAACAGTAACTTTTCCATTAAGGTGAAGTTTTCCACTAAAATACATTTGGATGAGGAAATCTTATAGCTCAAGGAAAACTCTACTATTTCTGACAAACTCTTATAAATAAATCAGATTTGAATTTCTTTGCATTGGTTAAAGTCTTCATATAAAAATACTGGCATTTGAGAATTAAAATGACACTAAATTTTGATCTCACCTTTGCCATAGCATGGCAAGTATCCAGCTGTACAGGTTCCAGATCATAAATTACAGTATTATGTGACTAAAGCTAGAttaaatgtgcaaagaacctatTCATTATGCTTGAAGTTCCAGAAATATCCATTGCTAAGACAGTGACTTGTACAAGACATGCATAAAAGCTCATGTGCACATACAGTATTTGATTGGACTATAATTTACCATTTAACAATTTTATTGTATATTTTAATGACAGTACAAATGTATACTGTACCACCAGCCTTACATTTCCTACGATCACAAAATTTCTCCTAATATTATGAACTAGTACAATTGTCCGTTTTGAGGTGACATACCCACATTGCCTTCATAAATTCTAGTGAAGTTAAACACTCATACTAGCATTAAAGTAAAGTATAAACAGCTAGAATATCAACTCTATGCTCTCAAACAAGTGGTGGTAGTGTAGCAGTCATAGTATCATCCGAGCACTTATTTGAGCCATTTTTCTCTATAGTGCAATGATATGGAAGATTCTTTTAACAAACATTTGGGATTTCCAAATGCTCTAACCAGTATATGGAATTCAAGACCCATGTAAAATTGGATAGGACTAAGAGAAAGGTAAGCAAACAGTTTCTAAAGCAGGGTATTTTGAAGACTAAGTTATTTGTTGCTCACATAGTAGCAAGATTTTAACCATAAGTGGATTTCTGCCCTCCTCAGAATTACAGACCCAGTGccttattattaaaaaaaaaaaaaaagaccattaCTTCAGTGCATATTTGCAACTAACTCTGTACACTAGTAGAATTTCATTGCAGTTTCTTGCAATACTATTACAAAGCCTTTGCTAAGAAATTTCATCACAGGATTTATTAACAGCATCTCAGCTTTATAAATGAATTACCCACTTGAGCTACAGTGACTGCTTACCTTTGGAGGGATGTTTCTACCACATGACATTTCAGTTTTTAGTCATGGCAGCATACAGTAAAGTAATGCTAGGAGTACAAGTAAAAATTCTTTACATCTTAAAGTAGCCAAGAACATCTTGCTGGGTGTATTAAAACATTAATATGATTTTGTACTACTACAAATGACTGATACTAAGTAGAACTATAACTAAATTTCAATCTTGTGCTTCACTCCCCAAGTGTTAAGTTACCATATGACAAGTAGTTTGTCAAGTTGACAGAAAACAATAGGTTTTTTAGCCATCAAACTGAAATTAGAAAAGTGTAGTAAATGTCATCACAAAATTCCACTTATTCAGTAGTTTTAGTTAAGATCCAGCAAATACATGTTTAATACAACTGATCCTTACAACAAGAATTCAAAAACTGTGAAACTGCACTACACAAATCAAAATACACTAAACCTACCTATACATTAGGAATGCAAGCTTTATAATCATATAAAATGCTTTAACATACACCTTTTGCAAAAAACTTCTGTAATCACGTGgacttgtggggggaaaaaaaagtattccAGCATTCATCTTAAATTATGGCAACCTGTTAGGGAAGACAGAATATTACTTTTAATAGGTATTTCACTTGATGCACGCTCAGCAGATACACAGTAATTGTGGAATTAGAGTCAACCACTACCCATGCtttctaaaaacatttttttaaatagattgaTGAACATGTCCGACTTCATTTCTGAGGTTCCATGCCCTAATCTTATGACCTAGAGAAGTGTAAAAACTCCATCAAACTTAAGAGTAAAAGCTGAATTCTGGTGCAACTAAAATATAAATGACTGCATGATTTAAATGATTaactttcacacacacaaatataattCAACAAGTAAAGATAATCAGCTAGCTACAATTACAGAAAGTTTACCCAAacaaggtttgtttgtttattatgtCTCCTCCATAGAGACTgagacttagggcttgtctacgctacaaCCTTccctcaaaggaaggatggtaattagggtgttgggagttcactaatgaagtgctgctgtgcataggcagcacttcattaagcaaattgcccacccctcccccaaacggcaactccaaagttctaaacttcgaagtaccagcatgtcTAAccatggctcacccaccagtactttgaagtcgTGGGGCAACTCTGAACTCCCCTTACTCCTTTTGAACAAAAGTTCTTAAATAAAATATCCCTTTTTATACTACTTTAGCATAGCGCAGTCACTGATGAGCTCATCATGTTTCATACACCACCAGGTTTGGATGTTACCATTGATCAAGTGCTCAAACTACCCTGTAACTTCTTGCCAATATTAATTCTGTATTTATATGGTGTACTcccttgtgaggagtaaggggacttcaaagttgccccaccACTTTGAAGGACTGGCgagtgagccgcggctagatgcgtgccagCACTGCAAACTTTAGAACTtcagagctgctgtggggggcaatttgcttaataaagtgctgcctatgcacagcagcacttcactagtaaactcctaacaccctaatcaccatccttcctttgaaggaaggtggtagtatagacaagcccttagatcaGGAAGTGTCCAAAACAGCCTGAGAGAAGTTATGTTGTTGTATATCTCAAGTTGTGGAACTATTCCAACTGCATTTTACCAGTGACCTTGAAACCACTACTAATTTACAATCTTGTACTACAGCTTgcacatccctggtccagcatggttgTGACctgtttgccagaccaggggaggtccagtTTTGTCCCAGGTAGCTCTagtctcccactgccccaggactctggccctcccctcctacACTGCTGTGGTGCAGGCAGGTGTCCTGGCCCAactgccagccactgctctggccccaggcccCGGACTCTGGTCCTGGAACATCTGTGGTTCTGTCAGACCACCTGTGTTGTCAGACAAGAGTGTACCAGATTAAGAGTTGCAACCTGTAGTATGATTAATGTCCATGAAATTATACCACTAATTAAAACCCCTGGACAGGTGAGGAAGTGTCTAATACCTTTAATAAACAATCCAGCACATCCATCGTTATCTGCAATACACTGGATCAGTCATGAGATTTTCTTAGGGGGGACTTTATAATTCTTTATTTACCTGCTGCTGCATCAGAAGCCACATTTTACTGGGCTGTTGCTTGAAAAGCAGATGGAATATCTACTGTTCCAACTACTGTTTTTGTGTAAAACACACTGGTAAGACTGCCAAGGAGGCAGACAAATTTCAGGCAAAAAAACTAGATGGTGAGGGAAGTGTCTAATGTTATAGTTTGTTCCAACATTAACTGTATGCTATCAGGCTCAATGAACAGCAAAGGTCATACACAGCCATTTCACTGATGAACTCCCTTAATACACTGTATTTTTGATTTCTACTTCTTCAACAGCCTGTCAGAAGAGGTTGGTGGGAGCTTTCAGTTATTCTGTATCCAGAGCATTCTGCTAAAAAGAGTACACACAAGTGTTCTGGAGCTTACTGCATAGTAAAACACAATTTTTCATCACAGCAGTTTCAGAATTATACTATGGGGATTTCAGACTGACTCAAATcagagggtgaaatcctggcctctgAAGTAAATGGTCGTTTTCCCCTTTTAAGCCAGGATTCCATTTGAAAAGCTAATAAGCAATTCCCTCACTTTAACTCTTGTGTGTTGCAGGCATCTTGTTCTCTCCTTCCAATTCTTCCACTCCTGCTTGTGTCATGAGGTCTGCAATGTTTTTCTCCAGGTCATCAATACGACAGCTCATGTCATCGAGTTGGCTTGAGTTAAAGAAAATGAACTGTAATGTTTACACTTCAATAGGAGTTTATCATTTGATCACACCCTCAGACATTGTTATAATGTACAACAGCATTAAAAATCTTACAGGTTTATAATTTAATATGCATAACTATTTGCACACACTTCTCCAACACAGAGGCATTTTACAAGAAGAAAGGATATTTCTTCCAATGATCTGGTCAGACATTGTCTGAAATTTGTCTTGCATCTGTTGAAGCAGTGTCTGTACCTAACAGGAGCAAAAGAAGTTCTTAAATAAAATATCCCTTTTTATACTACTATAGCATAGTGCAGTCATTGATGAGCTCATCATGTTTCACACATCACCAGGTTTGGACGTTACCATTGATCATATGCTCAAAACTACCCTGTAACTCCTTGCCAATATTAATTCTGCATTTATACAGTGTCTTCCCTCGTGGAATTTCAAAGTGCTCCACAACCACCTACTAAACCTTAGAGTAGGCCTGTACACCTAACTGTGCATAACATCCCCCATCATGCCACTGAAGAAAGGGAGGAAGAGTAACATTTGACGTTTACCCACTAAGTGTCAAAAACAGGATCCCAACCCGCGGAAAGCCCATCACTATACTTTAACCCCACAACCATCCTGCAACTCAGAAGTGTAACACTGAGAAAACACACAGATTTTCACGTTTTCCAAATACAGCTTATTCCTACCCCCCAAAAATTCTCAAAAAACACAGCCTGCTCTGAACTACTCCTGGTAGTAGCCTCCTGGCAAACAGCCTTGTAACCATTAAGCTGGGTGTGGAAGGAGCAGCCAGAGAGTTTGGGAAAAACCATCTCACTGAAGTGTCCCCAAAAGCTATGAGGTGAGGCAGAAATCAACCTCTAAGTcagcacccctccccagctgggctggcaggcaCCAGCTCGGTCCTGCTGAGGTAGGAGCTGGGTTTCATCCCTCTCCTTCCGTGCAATGCGAGGGGGTGGTCTCAGGCAGCCTGGGGCAACAGGTGTCCCAGGCCTGGCCTTGCACGGCCCCTCCCGGCtatttcctgcactgcctgggcAGCCCCGGCGGGCAGGGAGCGCAGGGTTAACGTCAGTCGTTTCTTAGTTTATgggccgcccccagccccgctccccgaCCAGGCGATACTTCTCCTGCCCGCATCCCCTCGGTCTTTGcgcgtccccctccccccaaccacccAGCGCCCTCCTTGGGCTCCACGGGCCGGCACGGGGCTTGCGCAGGAAACATCCTCCTCGCCGCCCCCACTCGTGCTGACGGTTGTGCCGGGACCCGCCCGGGCCCCTCACCACGGCGGTAAGATCCTGCACAGTCTTGGGGTCGGTCTCGGCCATGACGATGAGCGACGACTCCCAAACAGGCCCCGCTCTCGTCTCCAAGGCACCGGGACTTCCGTGCCTCGCCCCGAGATTTCCGCCCGCCCGACCGCAGCTCTCGCGAGGAGAGGGAGCATTGTGGGGGATGGAGTCCAGCCTGGCCGAGGCCAGACGAGAGGTaaaggggaggggcggggagaggtgttggcgggaggggagggattgcctggagggaggggctgcaggaggtggaggaaTTGCCTGGGGGgagacaggaagggagggagagagagagagagagagagagagagagaggagttgaCTAGAGGGGGAGGAAAAAGGGGTTGCAAGGAAGGGAGGGGAGTTGACTGGGGAGGTGAAGAGGAAGCTGAGACAGGAGGTCGGGTGGGAGACGGGCATTATGAGTAAGGAGAGAGGTCAGGCCCATTTAAAGAAATGTAGGCCTGAGCATCTTTTAATACTCTGCTCAGAGGCACATCATCACCCTGTGCTACACTGCACCTGCTTCTTTAAGCCCATGTCTGCTCCAGGGCTTCACACCCTTCTCCCCCAGCACACTAAGCATCTCCCCGAAGGCATGCAGCTGCAGTGTTCAGACATTGGTAACACGGTTCTGTGAAGTGTACTGAACCCCATGCTTCAGGGTGGTGACTTGTTGCCTGAAGAGGTCAGGAAAAAGCCTCTCACCCTCCgatagcatcatagaatcatacagaCTTATGTCCAATATGGGTTTTTGAATCTGCTTCTTAAGGATCAGGTGATGGCCACTGCTGGAGATATGATATGAAATGTAAGGAATCAATCTTGTGCAAT
The genomic region above belongs to Carettochelys insculpta isolate YL-2023 chromosome 14, ASM3395843v1, whole genome shotgun sequence and contains:
- the HSBP1 gene encoding heat shock factor-binding protein 1; the encoded protein is MAETDPKTVQDLTAVVQTLLQQMQDKFQTMSDQIIGRIDDMSCRIDDLEKNIADLMTQAGVEELEGENKMPATHKS